TGCTGTATTTCTGGCCGCAGCTGGAAACAAAAATCATGAATGAAGGATGGGCTTCTTACTGGCATCAGACTATACTGCGCCAGATGGATCTGACGCCTGCGGAGACAATAGAATTTGCTAAGCTTAATGCAAGTGTACTTCAGCCTTCAAAGACCTCAATCAATCCATATTATCTGGGAGTTAAAATATACGAGGATATAGAAAAGCGTTATGACCTGCTGGCGGCAGAAGCCGGCAAAAGAGGCGAGCAGGCTGTTACAGGACGTGAAAAAATATTCGAAGCACGCGAAATTGAGAATGATACGTCCTTTATCCGTAATTATCTGACGGATGATTTAATCAAACAGGAAGATCTGTATGTGTTCAAGAAACAGGATGATCAGTATAAAATATCTGATAAGCAGGCTGAAGCGGTCAGGAATCAGCTGATCGGACAGCGCGTCAACGGCGGTTTCCCTTATATTGTAGTAGAAGACGGTGATTATATGAGGAATGGCGAGCTCTACCTCGTACACCGCTATGAAGATACCGAACTTGATCTTCCGTACCTGGAACACGTCTTGCCGCATATTCATCATCTGTGGGGCCGCATAGTGCACATTGAGACAGTACTCGAAAACAAACCACTTGTTTTTTCATACGACGGTCACAAAGTGTTCAGAAGAAGCAAGTAATGGATAAAGAGCAGAAGGTTAATTGTAAAGCTGAAGACACATTCCGGAAACTAGGGTGTCTTCAGCTTTTATTTGTATTTGCCGCTGTCTGTATCCGGAGCGGCAGGCTGTCTCGTACGTCCCCATTGAACTTTCCTCGATCTTTTTTTATCAAGGTACTTTTCATTTCATGCATCTAATGTTATTTTTATAGTATACTAACTCATTAACGTACTAAAGAGTTGAGAAAAGAGGAAAATACATGAAAAAGATACTGTTTACATTCCTGTTTGCCGCAATGTTCCTAGTAATTGCAGGATGTTCGGACAAGTCTTCGACCGGGGACAGCTCGAAAGATGACAAAGGAAAAGAAGAAGCGAAAGAAATTATCATTGGTGTTGATGACAAGTTTGCACCGATGGGATTCCGTGATGATAAAAATAACTTAGTTGGATTTGATATCGATATGGCGACAGCAGCTGCTGAACATATGGGTGCTGCTGCGAAATTCCAGCCAATTGACTGGAAAACAAAAGAAACTGAACTCAGCAGCGGCCGTATTGATTTAATTTGGAACGGCTATACAATCACAGAAGAGCGTAAAGAAAAAGTATTGTTCACAAAGCCGTACTTGGATAATAATCAAGTGGTCGTTACATTGGCGGGTTCTGATATTGAAACATTTGAGGATTTGGCTGGGAAAACTGTAGGCCTGCAGGCGCTGTCATCTGCCGGTCCGGCACTGGAAAATCATTCAATCAATGAAAAAGTAAAAAATGTTACCGAATTTGCGGATAATGTGCTGGCATTAACGGATTTAAAGACAGGCCGTCTGGATGCAGTAATCATCGATGAAGTCGTCATCGATTACTACATGACAACAGAAAAGGATGTCTTCAAAAAACTTGAAGGCTCATTAGCAGTGGAGGAATACGGAATTGGAGTAAAAAAAGGCAATGAAGAACTGCTGGAAAGCCTCCAGAATGCATTAGATCAAATGAATGAAGACGGTACTTCTGCTGAAATCTCCAAGGAATGGTTCGGAGAAGACAAAGTTCTTCGTTAAGATGTAGAATAAGTGATGCCGCCGGAAGTTGCCGTTAGGATTTCCGGTGGTTTTATTGTAAAAGAAGTACATAAAACCGCAATTGGTTTTTTGGAGGAATTGACTGATGAGCTATGAATATTTTATGTCCATGCTGATTCCCATGCTGGAAGGTGCCAAAGCGACTGTCCTGTTATTTGTAATTGCGATTGTCCTTTCCATACCGCTTGGGTTCATACTGACACTTGCCGTAAGAAGTAGTATTAAACCAATTTCTTATTTGGCGCAGACTTATATTTATGTCATGCGTGGGACCCCTTTGTTACTGCAGCTGCTGTTCTTTGTTTTTGGTTTACCACTTCTGCCGGTAATTGGTGAGTTTTTAGTACTCGACCGTTTCGTCGCAGCGACACTCGCGTTTATTCTGAACTATGCTGCGTACTTCGCTGAAATATTCCGCGGCGGATTGATCTCCATCGATAAAGGACAGTATGAAGCTTCTCAAGTACTCGGTTTGTCCAAATGGCAGACGACCGTACGTGTAATTTTGCCGCAGATGTTCCGTGTGACGCTGCCGCCAATTGCCAATGAATCAGTGTCTCTTGTTAAAGATACGGCTCTGTTGTATGCGGTCGCGGTCCCGGAACTGCTTCATTATGCACAAACCGTCGTCAATAGAGATTTCACGATCATTCCGTTTTTTATTGCGGCGGGGATCTACTTGCTGATTGCATTCGGACTGACACTGGTGTTCAAGTATTTAGAGAGAAAGCTGCAATACGATTGAGGAGAGAAAATTATGTCTTTCATTGAAGTGCGCAATTTAAAAAAATCATTCGGTCCGTTGGAAGTATTGAAGGACATTTCATTTGATGTTCAGAAAAATGATGTGCTGGCAATTATCGGGCCTTCAGGATCTGGAAAAAGTACGATGCTCAGAAGTTTGATACAGCTGGAGCAGGTAGGGGGCGGAAGCATTATCGTTGACGGGGATTACCTCGTAAAAGATGGAGTGTATGCGAACGCGGCCGACAGTAAAATAATCAACTCGAAAATGGGAATGGTCTTTCAGCAATTCAATCTGTTTCCGCATTTAACAGTGAAGCAGAATTTGGAGCTTGCACCAAAACTGGTGAAAAAAGAGAAAGCCCAAAATTACAGTGAACGAAGTATGGAGTTGCTTGAAAAAGTAGGTCTTGCTTCAAAAAGTCATGAACTGCCTTCAAGACTCTCGGGCGGTCAAAAGCAGCGTGTAGCAATTGCAAGGGCGCTGATGATGAACCCTGATATATTGCTCTTTGACGAACCGACGTCTGCCCTTGACCCGCAACTGACAGAAGAAGTGCTGCAAGTCATGAAAAATCTTGCGGAAGAGCATATGACGATGATTGTCGTCACGCATGAAATGGAATTTGCAAGTAATGTCGCGGATCAAGTGATTTTCATGGATGACGGTATGATTATAGAATCCGGCACTCCGCATGAAGTAATTAAAGCGCCGAAAGAATTACGGACGAAAAAATTCCTGAACTACGTACAAAAAGAATAAGGAAAATAGGGCCAGGCGAGTAAACTATTCGCCTGGCTTTTTACTATCCTGGTGAAGTAACACCGGAATTATCGCAATTTGTGAAAGGGTTAGGCAAGTTACCCGTAAACTTATGGGAATTCACGTAAAATATCGAATATTGCATTGACGAATAACTGTGTAAAGGGTACGATTACGTATAATTATCATCTTTTTAGAATATATCGAAAAGCTGGTAGATAATAGTTGAGGGGGATTTGCATGAAGAAACGTTGGATGACTTACGCAGCAGCACTATTCAGTATTGTGCTCATTTTAGCTGCGTGCGGGGGGAAAGATGGGTCATCGGATTCATCATCAGGGGATACAAGTGATGACAAAGCAGACACAGAAGAAAAATATACGATTGGTGTCACGCAAATTGTAGAACATCCATCGTTGGATGCGGCATTTGAAGGTTTCCAAAAGGCGATTGAAGATGCCGGACTGAACGTCGAATACGATAAGCAAAATGCGCAAAATGATAATAGTTCCAACTCCACGATTGCGAACAACTTGGCAGGGGCGGGGGTAGATTTAATCTTTGCCAACTCTACACCGAGCGCTCAAGCTGCGGCCAGTGCCACACAGGAGATTCCAATCATCTTTACTTCTGTAACAGATGCAGTGGCTGCAGAGCTTGTGGCTTCTAATGAAGAGCCAGGCGGGAACGTTACCGGAACAATCGATAACCAT
The Sporosarcina sp. P33 genome window above contains:
- a CDS encoding amino acid ABC transporter substrate-binding protein, producing the protein MKKILFTFLFAAMFLVIAGCSDKSSTGDSSKDDKGKEEAKEIIIGVDDKFAPMGFRDDKNNLVGFDIDMATAAAEHMGAAAKFQPIDWKTKETELSSGRIDLIWNGYTITEERKEKVLFTKPYLDNNQVVVTLAGSDIETFEDLAGKTVGLQALSSAGPALENHSINEKVKNVTEFADNVLALTDLKTGRLDAVIIDEVVIDYYMTTEKDVFKKLEGSLAVEEYGIGVKKGNEELLESLQNALDQMNEDGTSAEISKEWFGEDKVLR
- a CDS encoding amino acid ABC transporter permease gives rise to the protein MSYEYFMSMLIPMLEGAKATVLLFVIAIVLSIPLGFILTLAVRSSIKPISYLAQTYIYVMRGTPLLLQLLFFVFGLPLLPVIGEFLVLDRFVAATLAFILNYAAYFAEIFRGGLISIDKGQYEASQVLGLSKWQTTVRVILPQMFRVTLPPIANESVSLVKDTALLYAVAVPELLHYAQTVVNRDFTIIPFFIAAGIYLLIAFGLTLVFKYLERKLQYD
- a CDS encoding amino acid ABC transporter ATP-binding protein produces the protein MSFIEVRNLKKSFGPLEVLKDISFDVQKNDVLAIIGPSGSGKSTMLRSLIQLEQVGGGSIIVDGDYLVKDGVYANAADSKIINSKMGMVFQQFNLFPHLTVKQNLELAPKLVKKEKAQNYSERSMELLEKVGLASKSHELPSRLSGGQKQRVAIARALMMNPDILLFDEPTSALDPQLTEEVLQVMKNLAEEHMTMIVVTHEMEFASNVADQVIFMDDGMIIESGTPHEVIKAPKELRTKKFLNYVQKE